One Streptosporangium sp. NBC_01495 DNA window includes the following coding sequences:
- a CDS encoding amidohydrolase, with protein sequence MSSPSSRLLLRNARLGPGGPLRHVLIVGGRVAEVAAEPPPCDESVDVGGGTLLPGLWDAHVHSAQWAQARRRIDLTSARSAREAVGLVAPPSGAGASGASGFTIGYGFRDALWPDAPHKSLLQAAAPDRPIVLVSNDLHTAWFSPAALAAIGRGGHPTGVLRERDCYDAMAEMPPPPGDELDRWVAEATTAAAARGVVGVLDFEFADNVTDWTRRVRSERIDVRVGCSIPVNRLEEAIGRGLRTGEPVADTGGLLEVGPVKTFVDGSLNTRTAYCADPYPGGGDARGLLETAPEELYGVMALAARHGIDPAVHAIGDLAVGIALDAFERTGCPGRIEHAQLVRPEDFGRFARPGLVAGVQPAHAPDDRDVADLHWSGRTGRAFAYADLLAAGAVIELGSDAPVAPLDPWDGIASAVARTDDDRPPWHPEQAIPLPVALAAAARGRAGVRPGDPADLVITEYDPAGLDGDGLRHMPILGTLLGGRWTHRRSI encoded by the coding sequence ATGTCCTCACCGTCTTCTCGCCTGCTGCTGCGCAACGCGCGGCTGGGTCCCGGCGGCCCGCTCCGCCACGTCTTGATCGTCGGCGGCAGGGTCGCGGAGGTGGCCGCGGAGCCGCCCCCCTGCGACGAGTCCGTCGACGTCGGGGGCGGCACCCTCCTGCCGGGCCTGTGGGACGCGCACGTGCACTCCGCGCAGTGGGCGCAGGCCCGGCGCAGGATCGACCTGACCTCGGCGCGGTCGGCGCGGGAGGCGGTCGGCCTCGTCGCCCCGCCCTCCGGCGCCGGGGCGTCCGGCGCGTCCGGGTTCACGATCGGCTACGGCTTCCGCGACGCCCTGTGGCCGGACGCGCCGCACAAGTCGCTGCTCCAGGCGGCGGCGCCCGACCGGCCGATCGTCCTGGTCAGCAATGATCTGCACACCGCCTGGTTCAGCCCGGCCGCGCTGGCGGCGATCGGCAGGGGCGGGCACCCGACGGGGGTGCTGCGCGAGCGCGACTGCTACGACGCGATGGCGGAGATGCCCCCGCCGCCCGGGGACGAGCTGGACCGCTGGGTCGCTGAGGCCACCACCGCCGCCGCGGCCAGGGGAGTCGTCGGCGTACTGGACTTCGAGTTCGCCGACAACGTCACCGACTGGACCCGGCGGGTCCGGTCGGAGCGGATCGACGTCCGGGTCGGCTGCTCGATCCCGGTGAACCGGCTGGAGGAGGCGATCGGCCGCGGGCTGCGTACCGGCGAGCCCGTCGCCGACACGGGGGGCCTGCTGGAGGTCGGGCCGGTCAAGACGTTCGTGGACGGGTCACTGAACACCAGGACCGCCTACTGCGCGGACCCGTACCCCGGCGGCGGCGACGCGCGTGGGCTGCTGGAGACGGCGCCGGAGGAGCTGTACGGCGTGATGGCCCTGGCCGCCCGGCACGGGATCGACCCGGCGGTGCACGCGATCGGCGATCTGGCGGTGGGCATCGCGCTGGACGCCTTCGAGCGGACCGGCTGCCCGGGGAGGATCGAGCACGCGCAACTGGTCCGCCCGGAGGACTTCGGGAGGTTCGCCAGGCCAGGCCTGGTCGCGGGCGTGCAACCCGCCCACGCGCCCGACGACCGCGACGTGGCCGACCTGCACTGGTCCGGGCGGACCGGCAGGGCCTTCGCCTACGCCGACCTGCTGGCGGCCGGAGCCGTCATCGAGCTGGGCTCCGACGCCCCGGTGGCGCCGCTCGACCCCTGGGACGGGATCGCCTCGGCGGTGGCCAGGACCGACGACGATCGGCCGCCGTGGCACCCGGAGCAGGCGATCCCGCTGCCGGTGGCGCTCGCGGCGGCCGCCAGGGGACGTGCGGGAGTGCGTCCCGGCGACCCCGCCGACCTGGTGATCACCGAGTACGACCCGGCAGGGCTGGACGGGGACGGCCTGCGCCACATGCCGATCCTCGGCACCCTGCTCGGCGGACGCTGGACCCACCGCCGCTCCATCTGA
- a CDS encoding ATP-binding protein: MTATHDGVAPELIDAMVRLRPGGMTWRRTFPGRPSQVPEARRFVRFLLADSPFGRDAEQVVAELAANAVRHTASGRPYGTFVVEVVRKPETTRVTVYDSGQGAVPAVTHPALLGEGGRGLPLVIALASRVGCQGSRSHGHAVWAQFTGERLPAPPSA; this comes from the coding sequence ATGACCGCTACTCACGACGGCGTGGCCCCGGAGTTGATCGACGCGATGGTCCGGCTCCGCCCCGGCGGCATGACCTGGCGGCGGACCTTCCCCGGCCGCCCCTCCCAGGTCCCCGAGGCCCGGCGCTTCGTGCGGTTCCTCCTGGCCGACTCCCCCTTCGGCCGGGACGCGGAGCAGGTCGTCGCCGAACTCGCCGCCAACGCCGTCCGCCACACCGCCAGCGGACGGCCGTACGGCACGTTCGTCGTCGAGGTCGTCCGCAAACCCGAGACCACCCGCGTGACGGTCTACGACTCCGGCCAGGGCGCCGTCCCCGCCGTCACCCACCCCGCCCTCCTCGGCGAGGGCGGCCGGGGACTTCCCCTCGTCATCGCCCTGGCCTCCCGGGTCGGCTGCCAGGGCAGCCGATCCCACGGCCACGCCGTCTGGGCTCAGTTCACCGGCGAGAGACTCCCCGCACCCCCAAGCGCATGA
- a CDS encoding type II toxin-antitoxin system VapC family toxin, whose protein sequence is MLTYVDSSVLACAYLRDEPGHDRARELLEDPEHLLVTSTLTVVEVTGVLVRASRARRLLELDARIAVLAADLGENGPVTLLSAPRDAVERRAVEIVYAHALRALDAMHLATAELAAVSLLEDPGDKLGFASRDTAQSEAAAALGFTPV, encoded by the coding sequence ATGCTCACCTACGTCGACTCCTCGGTCCTGGCCTGCGCCTATCTCCGCGACGAACCCGGTCACGACCGGGCCAGAGAACTCCTCGAAGACCCCGAGCATCTCCTCGTCACGAGCACCTTGACCGTGGTGGAGGTGACCGGCGTGCTGGTCCGTGCCTCCCGTGCCAGGCGGCTGCTGGAACTGGACGCCAGGATTGCCGTACTGGCGGCAGATCTTGGAGAGAACGGCCCGGTCACGTTGCTGAGCGCGCCCCGCGACGCCGTGGAGCGCCGGGCCGTGGAGATCGTTTACGCTCATGCCCTTCGTGCGCTCGACGCCATGCATCTCGCCACGGCCGAGCTGGCGGCCGTATCGCTCCTGGAGGACCCGGGAGACAAACTCGGCTTCGCCAGTCGTGACACCGCTCAGAGTGAGGCCGCCGCGGCACTCGGTTTCACTCCCGTTTGA
- a CDS encoding FitA-like ribbon-helix-helix domain-containing protein: MKQLLLRIDDDLHQRITRRARRTGRSINATAGEILAHGVSDEALDARAELRARARRLGVLAERPLSPPAPLVTEADRERALAATEGAGPVLDDLWAEGR, translated from the coding sequence ATGAAGCAACTTCTTCTCCGAATCGATGACGATCTTCATCAGCGCATAACGCGCAGGGCCCGCCGCACCGGCCGCTCCATCAACGCGACCGCCGGGGAGATCCTCGCCCACGGCGTGTCCGACGAGGCGCTGGACGCTCGGGCGGAGCTCCGTGCTCGAGCGCGGAGACTCGGGGTGCTCGCCGAGCGGCCCCTCTCTCCTCCTGCTCCTCTCGTGACGGAAGCCGACCGTGAGCGTGCGCTCGCGGCCACCGAGGGCGCCGGCCCGGTTCTCGACGACCTCTGGGCGGAGGGTCGCTGA
- the metK gene encoding methionine adenosyltransferase, with translation MSRRLFTSESVTEGHPDKIADQISDAILDAMLKGDPKSRVAVETLITTGQVHVAGEVTTETYVDIPGLIREKILEIGYDASHKGFDGASCGVSVSIGAQSPDIAQGVDDAYENREGEAGDELDRQGAGDQGLMFGYACRETPELMPLPIQLAHRLAERLSQVRKDGTVPYLRPDGKTQVTVEYDGDTPVRLDTVVVSTQHAAEIDLKEMLAPDIKEHVVDPVLAGLEIATEGYRLLVNPTGRFEIGGPMGDAGLTGRKIIVDTYGGMSRHGGGAFSGKDPSKVDRSAAYAMRWVAKNIVAAGLADRAEVQVAYAIGKAHPVGVFVETFGTEKTDVEKIQQAVLEVFDLRPAAIIRDLDLLRPIYSATSAYGHFGREGFSWESTDRSDALRSAAGL, from the coding sequence TTGTCCCGTCGCCTGTTCACCTCCGAGTCGGTCACAGAGGGCCACCCGGACAAGATCGCCGACCAGATCAGTGACGCGATTCTCGACGCCATGCTCAAGGGTGATCCCAAGAGCCGCGTCGCGGTCGAGACGCTGATCACCACCGGTCAGGTCCACGTCGCCGGAGAGGTGACGACGGAGACCTACGTCGACATTCCCGGTCTCATCCGGGAGAAGATCCTCGAGATCGGTTACGACGCCTCGCACAAGGGCTTCGACGGCGCCTCCTGTGGCGTGTCGGTGTCCATCGGCGCGCAGTCGCCCGACATCGCCCAGGGCGTCGACGACGCCTACGAGAACCGCGAGGGCGAGGCCGGCGACGAGCTCGACCGCCAGGGCGCCGGTGACCAGGGGCTGATGTTCGGCTACGCCTGCCGCGAGACCCCCGAGCTGATGCCGCTGCCGATCCAGCTGGCGCACCGCCTCGCCGAGCGCCTGTCGCAGGTCCGCAAGGACGGCACGGTGCCCTACCTGCGTCCCGACGGCAAGACCCAGGTCACCGTCGAGTACGACGGCGACACGCCCGTCCGGCTCGACACCGTGGTGGTCTCCACCCAGCACGCGGCCGAGATCGACCTCAAGGAGATGCTCGCTCCCGACATCAAGGAGCACGTGGTCGACCCGGTCCTGGCCGGCCTGGAGATCGCCACCGAGGGCTACCGCCTCCTGGTCAACCCGACCGGCCGCTTCGAGATCGGCGGCCCGATGGGCGACGCCGGCCTGACCGGCCGCAAGATCATCGTTGACACCTACGGCGGCATGTCCCGCCACGGTGGCGGCGCCTTCTCCGGCAAGGACCCGTCCAAGGTCGACCGCTCGGCCGCCTACGCCATGCGCTGGGTCGCGAAGAACATCGTGGCCGCCGGTCTGGCCGACCGCGCCGAGGTCCAGGTCGCCTACGCCATCGGCAAGGCTCACCCGGTCGGCGTGTTCGTCGAGACCTTCGGCACCGAGAAGACCGACGTCGAGAAGATCCAGCAGGCCGTGCTCGAGGTCTTCGACCTGCGCCCGGCCGCGATCATCCGCGACCTCGACCTGCTCCGCCCGATCTACTCGGCCACCTCCGCGTACGGCCACTTCGGTCGCGAGGGCTTCTCCTGGGAGTCCACCGACCGTTCCGACGCCCTGCGCAGTGCCGCCGGTCTCTGA
- the coaBC gene encoding bifunctional phosphopantothenoylcysteine decarboxylase/phosphopantothenate--cysteine ligase CoaBC, which translates to MRTPEEAGSPGGPRVVLGVSAGIAAYKACELLRLFTESGHDVRVVPTREALRFVGEPTWAALSGNPVTTDVWESVHEVPHVRIGQGADLVVVAPATADVLAKAAHGLAGDLLTNTLLTARCPVVFAPAMHTEMWEHPATRANVATLRERGSIVVDPAVGRLTGADTGPGRLPDPKEIFEVCRRVIAGRPADLAGRRLVISAGGTREAIDPVRFIGNRSSGLQGYALARTAVARGAEVTLVAANVGLPDPAGARVVRVESALELRAAVLDAVEGADAVVMAAAVADFRPSARSESKIKKTADEPDSIHLVKNPDILAELGERRREGLKPYPRVIAGFAAETDDVLANGRAKLARKGCDLLVVNQVGDGLAFGTPDNAAVVLVAGGEQIDIPRGPKEALADRVWDLVAARLA; encoded by the coding sequence ATGCGGACTCCGGAAGAAGCCGGGTCCCCCGGCGGACCCAGGGTCGTCCTCGGTGTGAGCGCGGGCATCGCCGCCTACAAGGCGTGCGAGCTGCTGCGCCTGTTCACCGAGTCGGGCCACGACGTGCGCGTGGTCCCGACCAGGGAGGCGCTCCGCTTCGTCGGTGAGCCGACCTGGGCCGCGCTGTCCGGCAACCCGGTCACGACCGACGTCTGGGAGTCCGTGCACGAGGTGCCGCACGTCCGCATCGGGCAGGGCGCCGACCTGGTGGTCGTCGCGCCGGCCACCGCCGACGTGCTCGCCAAGGCCGCCCACGGGCTGGCGGGCGACCTGCTGACCAACACCCTGCTCACCGCGCGCTGCCCGGTGGTGTTCGCCCCGGCGATGCACACCGAGATGTGGGAGCACCCCGCGACCCGCGCCAACGTGGCCACGCTCCGCGAGCGCGGCTCGATCGTCGTGGACCCCGCCGTGGGCCGCCTGACCGGCGCCGACACCGGCCCCGGCCGGCTGCCGGACCCGAAGGAGATCTTCGAGGTCTGCCGCCGCGTCATCGCCGGACGCCCGGCCGACCTGGCCGGTCGCCGTCTGGTGATCTCCGCCGGGGGCACCCGCGAGGCCATCGACCCGGTCCGCTTCATCGGCAACCGCTCCTCGGGCCTGCAGGGCTACGCGCTGGCCCGCACGGCCGTCGCCCGGGGGGCCGAGGTCACCCTGGTGGCCGCCAACGTCGGCCTGCCCGACCCGGCGGGGGCCAGGGTCGTCCGGGTCGAGTCGGCCCTGGAGTTGCGCGCCGCCGTGCTCGACGCGGTGGAGGGCGCCGACGCCGTGGTCATGGCCGCCGCCGTCGCCGACTTCCGGCCCTCGGCGCGGAGCGAATCGAAGATCAAGAAGACCGCCGACGAGCCTGACTCCATCCATCTCGTGAAAAATCCCGACATTCTGGCGGAGCTGGGTGAGCGGCGCCGCGAGGGGCTCAAGCCGTACCCGCGGGTGATCGCGGGATTCGCGGCCGAGACCGACGACGTCCTCGCCAACGGGCGGGCCAAGCTCGCCCGCAAGGGCTGCGATCTGCTCGTCGTCAACCAGGTCGGCGACGGCCTCGCCTTCGGCACGCCCGACAACGCGGCCGTGGTCCTGGTCGCCGGCGGGGAGCAGATCGACATCCCGCGCGGTCCCAAGGAGGCCCTCGCCGACAGGGTCTGGGATCTTGTCGCCGCGCGCCTGGCCTGA
- the rpoZ gene encoding DNA-directed RNA polymerase subunit omega, with protein sequence MATSAAYSEGITNPSIDALLDIVDSKYSLVIFGSKRARQINAYYSQLGEGLLEYVGPLVETHAQEKPLSIALREVSEGLLTSEPIEG encoded by the coding sequence GTGGCAACCAGCGCCGCCTACTCCGAAGGCATCACCAACCCGTCGATCGACGCCCTGCTCGACATCGTCGACAGCAAGTACAGTCTCGTGATCTTCGGCTCCAAGCGGGCGCGTCAGATCAACGCCTACTACTCCCAGCTCGGCGAGGGCCTGCTCGAGTACGTCGGCCCGCTCGTCGAGACCCACGCGCAGGAGAAGCCGCTGTCCATCGCGCTGCGCGAGGTCAGCGAGGGCCTGCTGACCTCCGAGCCGATCGAGGGCTGA
- the gmk gene encoding guanylate kinase encodes MTVLSGPSGVGKSTVVAELRRAHPEVWLSVSVTTRKPRPGETHGVEYFFADDEEFDRLAASGELLEWAEFAGNRYGTPRGPVIEKLEAGVPTLLEIDLQGARQVRATMPEALLVFLAPPTWGELEKRLRGRGTEPEDVIARRLAAGRIEMAAEQEFDLTLVNTSVQGVCHRLIALLADAPEDSRLGRSPS; translated from the coding sequence CTGACGGTCCTGTCCGGGCCGTCGGGCGTCGGCAAGTCCACGGTCGTCGCCGAGCTTCGGCGGGCACACCCGGAGGTGTGGCTGTCGGTCTCGGTGACCACCAGGAAACCCCGTCCAGGGGAGACCCACGGCGTCGAGTACTTCTTCGCCGACGACGAGGAGTTCGACCGCCTCGCCGCCTCGGGCGAGCTGCTGGAATGGGCCGAGTTCGCCGGCAACCGGTACGGAACCCCGCGCGGCCCCGTGATCGAGAAACTCGAGGCCGGGGTGCCCACGCTGCTGGAGATCGACCTCCAGGGCGCCAGGCAGGTCCGCGCGACCATGCCCGAGGCCCTGCTGGTCTTCCTGGCCCCCCCGACCTGGGGAGAGCTGGAGAAGCGCCTGCGCGGCCGGGGCACCGAGCCCGAGGACGTCATCGCCCGCCGCCTGGCGGCCGGCCGGATCGAGATGGCGGCCGAGCAGGAGTTCGACCTGACACTCGTCAACACGTCCGTCCAGGGCGTATGCCATCGGCTGATAGCCTTATTGGCTGATGCTCCCGAGGATTCGCGCCTCGGACGTTCACCTAGCTAG
- the mihF gene encoding integration host factor, actinobacterial type: MALPPLTPEQRAAALEKAAKARRERAEVKNRLKHGAVSLAEVLKDGQADDVIGKMKVSALLESLPGVGKVRAKQLMERLGIAESRRVRGLGTNQRASLEREFGGAES; the protein is encoded by the coding sequence GTGGCTCTTCCTCCCCTTACCCCTGAGCAGCGCGCCGCAGCCCTAGAGAAGGCTGCCAAGGCCCGCCGAGAGCGTGCCGAGGTGAAGAACCGCCTGAAGCACGGTGCGGTCTCTCTGGCTGAGGTGCTCAAAGACGGGCAGGCCGACGACGTCATCGGCAAGATGAAGGTTTCGGCCCTTCTCGAGTCGCTTCCCGGCGTGGGCAAGGTCCGCGCCAAGCAGCTCATGGAGCGGCTTGGAATCGCAGAGTCCCGCCGTGTGCGGGGCCTGGGTACGAACCAGCGAGCTTCGCTCGAGCGTGAGTTCGGCGGGGCCGAGAGCTAA
- the pyrF gene encoding orotidine-5'-phosphate decarboxylase, with the protein MTPAPIAVALDAPDLETAAHWASLVTPHVTTVKVGLELYLRYGPDVIASVRGASGVRVFLDLKLHDIPNTVAGAARAVARLKPAILTVHAAGGPAMIRAAVEAMPNTQIAAVTLLTSLSEADLEQVGVNGPSEDAVRRLSALAVAAGAQALVCSPREVAAVRAEVGPGITLITPGVRPAGAASQDQARVATPEQALADGADLLVIGRPITGSADPGATAAGIAAALRRVSAATGHQV; encoded by the coding sequence GTGACGCCCGCACCCATCGCCGTCGCCCTGGACGCGCCAGACCTCGAGACAGCGGCCCACTGGGCGAGCCTGGTGACCCCGCACGTCACCACCGTCAAGGTCGGGCTGGAACTCTACCTCCGCTACGGCCCCGACGTGATCGCCTCCGTCCGCGGGGCGAGCGGAGTGCGGGTCTTCCTCGACCTGAAGCTCCACGACATCCCCAACACCGTCGCGGGCGCCGCCAGGGCCGTGGCCCGGCTCAAGCCCGCCATCCTGACCGTCCACGCCGCCGGCGGCCCCGCGATGATCCGGGCGGCCGTGGAGGCCATGCCCAACACCCAGATCGCGGCGGTGACGCTGCTCACCTCGCTCTCGGAGGCCGACCTGGAGCAGGTGGGCGTCAACGGTCCCTCGGAGGACGCCGTACGCCGCCTGTCGGCGCTCGCCGTCGCCGCGGGCGCCCAGGCCCTCGTCTGCTCGCCGCGCGAGGTCGCCGCGGTGCGCGCCGAGGTCGGTCCCGGCATCACCCTCATCACCCCCGGCGTCCGCCCCGCCGGCGCCGCGAGCCAGGACCAGGCAAGAGTGGCGACTCCCGAGCAGGCGCTGGCCGACGGGGCCGACCTCCTCGTGATCGGCCGCCCGATCACCGGCTCCGCCGACCCCGGCGCGACGGCCGCGGGCATCGCCGCGGCCCTCCGGCGCGTCTCCGCCGCCACGGGGCACCAAGTGTGA
- a CDS encoding dihydroorotate dehydrogenase yields MPVDMRTYLGHVELVNPVTTAAGCAASGSELAQFFDLARIGALTTRSITMAPRAGRPTPRMAETPSGMLNAVGLQGPGVDAFLERELPWLSQRGVRTVVSIGGGTVAEYTALARRLTDAPGVTAVEVNLSCPNIEDRGRVFARDGAASAEVIASVRSVMRYDVPVVAKLSPDVVDIVSVARACVDGGADALSMINNPLGMSIDTEAMRPALAAVTGGLSGPAIRPLAVRCVWQVHAALPSVPIIGMGGVLTGRDAFELILAGACVVAVGTALFHDPYACLRILRELEELLAARGFHRLADAVGLAHRPPGASTRHRIDLEESSL; encoded by the coding sequence ATGCCGGTTGACATGCGGACGTACCTGGGGCACGTGGAGCTGGTCAACCCCGTCACCACGGCCGCCGGATGCGCGGCGTCGGGCTCCGAGCTCGCCCAGTTCTTCGACCTGGCCAGGATCGGCGCGCTGACCACCCGGTCGATCACGATGGCCCCCAGGGCGGGCCGGCCGACCCCCAGGATGGCCGAGACGCCCTCGGGCATGCTCAACGCCGTCGGGCTTCAGGGGCCGGGCGTGGACGCCTTCCTGGAGCGCGAGCTGCCCTGGCTGTCCCAGCGGGGCGTGCGGACCGTGGTGTCCATCGGCGGCGGCACCGTGGCCGAGTACACCGCGCTGGCCCGCAGGCTCACCGACGCGCCCGGCGTCACCGCCGTGGAGGTCAACCTGTCCTGCCCCAACATCGAGGACCGCGGCCGGGTCTTCGCCCGCGACGGCGCGGCCTCCGCCGAGGTGATCGCCTCGGTGCGCTCGGTCATGCGCTACGACGTGCCCGTGGTGGCCAAGCTCTCCCCGGACGTCGTGGACATCGTGAGCGTCGCCCGCGCGTGCGTGGACGGCGGTGCCGACGCGCTCTCGATGATCAACAACCCGCTCGGCATGAGCATCGACACCGAGGCCATGCGGCCCGCCCTCGCGGCGGTCACCGGAGGACTCTCGGGACCGGCCATCCGGCCACTGGCCGTACGCTGCGTGTGGCAGGTCCACGCGGCCCTGCCCAGCGTGCCCATCATCGGCATGGGCGGCGTGCTGACCGGCAGGGACGCCTTCGAGCTCATCCTCGCCGGCGCCTGCGTCGTCGCCGTGGGGACGGCGCTGTTCCACGACCCCTACGCCTGCCTGCGCATCCTCCGCGAGCTGGAGGAGCTCCTGGCGGCCCGGGGGTTCCACCGGCTGGCCGACGCGGTCGGGCTGGCCCACCGCCCGCCGGGGGCGTCCACCCGGCACCGGATAGATCTTGAGGAGAGTTCCCTGTGA
- a CDS encoding dihydroorotate dehydrogenase electron transfer subunit translates to MRETPVTPVQVTGTVLTTRRVDAYHALTVVAPGIAERFRPGHFVGVAVGGAQTSMLTRRAFFVHDVKPDYGGTVEFVFSVRGPGTAWLAERRARDTLDLVGPLGRPFPLPRDPVTCVLVGAEHGSATLFTVADALQGRGCRVDFVLGAVSSDRVFGALRARRMGETTTLTTEDGSLGMRGRVTDVLPGVIADVRADAVYACGPMPVLRGVTAVAVEFDIPVQVAVEEGMACGIGVCMTCVLPVIGDDGVTRMVRSCVEGPVFRGERVRFDDVGTIPFDALGAPGGGTRNAG, encoded by the coding sequence GTGAGGGAGACGCCTGTTACCCCGGTGCAGGTGACCGGCACGGTGCTGACGACGCGCCGCGTCGACGCCTACCATGCGCTGACCGTGGTGGCGCCCGGCATCGCCGAGCGCTTCCGGCCCGGTCACTTCGTCGGGGTGGCCGTCGGCGGGGCGCAGACGTCGATGCTGACGCGCCGTGCCTTCTTCGTCCACGACGTCAAGCCCGACTACGGGGGTACGGTCGAGTTCGTCTTCTCCGTACGGGGTCCCGGCACGGCCTGGCTGGCCGAGCGCCGCGCCCGCGACACCCTCGACCTGGTGGGCCCGCTCGGCCGCCCGTTCCCGCTGCCCAGGGACCCGGTGACCTGCGTCCTGGTCGGTGCCGAGCACGGCTCGGCGACGCTGTTCACCGTGGCCGACGCCCTCCAGGGGCGCGGCTGCCGCGTCGACTTCGTCCTCGGCGCGGTCTCCTCCGACCGGGTGTTCGGCGCCCTGCGGGCCAGGCGGATGGGGGAGACCACCACGCTGACCACCGAGGACGGCTCCCTGGGCATGCGCGGCCGGGTGACCGACGTGCTGCCCGGAGTGATCGCCGACGTGCGGGCCGACGCCGTCTACGCCTGCGGCCCGATGCCGGTGCTGCGCGGCGTCACCGCGGTGGCGGTCGAGTTCGACATCCCCGTCCAGGTGGCCGTCGAGGAGGGGATGGCGTGCGGGATCGGCGTGTGCATGACGTGCGTGCTGCCGGTCATCGGGGACGACGGTGTAACCCGGATGGTCCGCTCGTGCGTCGAAGGACCGGTCTTCAGGGGCGAGCGCGTCCGCTTCGACGACGTCGGCACGATCCCGTTCGACGCGCTGGGAGCGCCCGGTGGGGGAACGCGGAATGCCGGTTGA